In Methanosarcina siciliae T4/M, one genomic interval encodes:
- a CDS encoding COG1470 family protein — protein sequence MSIQNIKTLKMAICGLLLVSVLSIACAGTENRAVATEPAEIGIIETKMVAGSGVVSASYAEDFYPEFEKISVDPAYQYLELNPGDSNNFTVTVENKENKTIALDPRLVIIPYTENFMDESWVSISPSAKDLDPGEKEEFEIEVNIPEDADLGNYAALISFTENVPEGDVAGYYPNFPGTMQLNLQVWTPPAVQILTPYVNDLIKAGETYTYEIKLRNTGNKDIAISPELTEEGNIIYYDSISPYGGETYAFENDAINVDAPDKVKAGETDIVKLTLKVPADAKGSYAGSLDLNIDDPGIRDYAGKVSLNFRILPIPEEPYETTFKAGTNGTISIEVSAYQYGYGIYTAGGNRDLTPSFEVSLKDPSGNEVTPALVSTKYSGSVNIVDDTYPQPYLSYVSARIAGSTGTSNQGSYQGGTTTFVETYSVPGAVGDWTLSILPKNTENFEYSVTIGAIEE from the coding sequence ATGAGTATACAGAACATAAAGACATTGAAGATGGCCATATGCGGACTCCTTCTCGTATCCGTTCTCTCGATTGCCTGTGCAGGGACAGAGAACAGAGCCGTGGCTACGGAGCCTGCAGAGATTGGAATTATAGAGACAAAAATGGTAGCCGGTTCTGGGGTTGTATCCGCGAGTTATGCTGAAGACTTTTATCCCGAGTTTGAAAAAATCAGTGTAGATCCGGCCTACCAGTATCTTGAACTGAACCCCGGAGACAGTAATAACTTTACCGTAACTGTTGAAAACAAAGAAAATAAAACCATTGCACTGGACCCCAGGCTCGTAATCATCCCTTATACTGAAAACTTCATGGATGAAAGCTGGGTCAGCATCAGCCCCTCCGCAAAGGACCTGGATCCGGGAGAAAAAGAGGAGTTCGAGATCGAAGTAAACATACCTGAAGATGCGGACCTCGGGAACTATGCTGCCCTCATCTCCTTTACGGAAAATGTACCTGAAGGAGATGTAGCAGGGTATTATCCGAACTTCCCGGGCACAATGCAGCTTAACCTGCAGGTTTGGACCCCTCCCGCAGTCCAGATCCTTACGCCTTACGTCAATGACCTTATAAAAGCGGGAGAAACCTACACTTATGAGATAAAACTCCGGAACACGGGCAATAAGGATATTGCAATCTCCCCCGAGCTTACAGAGGAAGGCAATATTATCTATTACGATAGCATCTCCCCTTACGGAGGAGAAACGTATGCCTTCGAAAATGATGCGATAAATGTCGATGCTCCGGATAAAGTAAAAGCAGGAGAAACTGACATCGTAAAGCTTACCCTTAAGGTTCCGGCCGATGCAAAGGGAAGTTACGCCGGAAGCCTTGACCTCAACATCGATGATCCGGGAATCAGAGACTACGCAGGGAAAGTTTCGCTGAATTTCCGTATTCTGCCTATCCCTGAAGAGCCTTACGAGACCACCTTTAAAGCCGGGACCAACGGGACTATCAGCATAGAGGTCAGCGCCTACCAGTATGGATACGGCATCTACACAGCAGGAGGAAATCGGGACCTTACTCCCTCTTTCGAGGTAAGCCTGAAAGACCCCTCTGGAAACGAGGTAACACCCGCTCTCGTAAGCACGAAATACAGCGGCTCGGTAAACATAGTAGACGATACATACCCGCAACCCTATCTTTCATATGTCTCCGCAAGAATTGCAGGCAGCACGGGAACTTCCAACCAGGGAAGCTACCAGGGAGGGACCACAACCTTCGTGGAGACCTATTCGGTTCCGGGAGCTGTAGGCGACTGGACGCTTTCAATCCTGCCCAAAAACACTGAAAACTTTGAATATTCCGTCACAATAGGGGCTATAGAAGAATAA
- the acnA gene encoding aconitate hydratase AcnA — protein sequence MREGPDPFGVRDSIETTAGKATIYRLSKLEEKGFEGISLLPYSIRILLESLLRHADTEKHLMAAEDVEALARWSPENISDRDIPFIPSRVIMQDFTGVPAVVDLAALRSAMERLGGDPAKINPVIPADLVIDHSVQVDSYGTAYALEENEKKEFERNRERYTVLRWAQNAFDNFRVVPPGRGIIHQVNLEYLTPLVHLKEKEGELFAFPDTLVGTDSHTTMINGIGVLGWGVGGIEAEAVMLGQPYYMPVPEVVGFKLYGKPAPGVTATDLVLTITKMLRKHGVVGKFVEFYGPGLNSLSLPDRATISNMAPEYGATLGIFPPDTETLNYLKRTGRSDEQVELVKKYLEAQDLLYSIHKPEPLFSSNLELDMGTVKPCLAGPKRPQDQLFLNEVPENFRETMRQTFIRKKEGGAKLARDPAYQRWLGEGGAPVEEAEIEEVKQVEPHEKGFRVTHGSVVIAAITSCTNTSNPSVLIGAGLVAKKAVERGLRVKPFVKTSLSPGSRVATEYLGAAGLLPYLEALGFHQVGYGCTTCIGNSGPLPEHVAKEIEEKDLTVAAVLSGNRNFEGRINPHVKANYLASPPLVVAYAIAGTVNINLETEPLAYDPNGIPVYLRDIWPGNEEIREAEKNSVKPEMFKKEYSGVLEGAKLWKELDVPEGTLYDWSPTSTYIQEPPYFVDFLHTLPLPGDIQNARVLALFGDSITTDHISPAGDIPTDSPAGRYLISWGVDRKDFNSYGSRRGNHEVMMRGTFANIRLRNRLVSREGGWTVSHLRGEDFPPEACEGIPIYDASLLYAENDVPLIVLAGKEYGTGSSRDWAAKGTFLLGVKAVIAESFERIHRSNLVGMGVLPLQFKPGENADTLGLTGKESYDIFGIEQMEPHGELTVRAKDDEGEEIEFRVTLRLDSAVEIGYYRNGGILHKFLRDSVKKK from the coding sequence ATGAGAGAAGGTCCGGACCCCTTTGGGGTAAGAGATAGCATCGAAACAACTGCCGGAAAAGCTACGATTTACAGACTGAGCAAACTGGAAGAAAAGGGCTTTGAAGGGATTTCCCTGCTTCCCTACTCTATAAGGATCCTGCTGGAATCCCTGCTCCGGCATGCGGATACTGAAAAGCACCTGATGGCTGCAGAGGATGTGGAAGCCCTTGCCCGCTGGAGTCCTGAAAACATAAGTGATAGGGACATTCCGTTTATTCCTTCAAGGGTAATTATGCAGGACTTCACAGGTGTGCCTGCGGTAGTCGACCTTGCAGCCCTCCGCTCGGCAATGGAGCGCCTTGGAGGAGACCCTGCCAAAATCAACCCTGTAATCCCTGCCGACCTGGTAATTGACCACTCGGTTCAGGTCGATTCTTACGGGACAGCATACGCCCTTGAGGAAAACGAGAAAAAGGAGTTTGAACGCAACAGGGAGCGTTATACTGTCCTCCGCTGGGCACAGAACGCCTTTGACAACTTCAGGGTCGTACCCCCCGGAAGAGGGATCATCCACCAGGTTAACCTCGAGTACCTAACCCCACTCGTGCACCTGAAAGAGAAGGAAGGCGAATTATTTGCATTCCCTGACACCCTTGTAGGGACTGACTCCCATACCACAATGATCAACGGGATAGGAGTGCTCGGATGGGGTGTCGGCGGTATAGAAGCCGAAGCCGTAATGCTCGGACAGCCTTACTATATGCCTGTTCCTGAGGTAGTGGGCTTCAAACTCTACGGGAAACCGGCACCCGGAGTTACTGCGACGGACCTTGTCCTTACGATCACCAAAATGTTAAGAAAACACGGGGTAGTCGGCAAGTTTGTCGAGTTCTACGGGCCCGGCCTGAATTCCTTAAGCCTCCCGGACAGGGCAACGATTTCAAACATGGCTCCCGAATACGGAGCCACCCTCGGGATTTTCCCGCCTGACACGGAGACTTTAAACTACCTGAAGAGAACGGGCAGGAGCGACGAGCAGGTCGAACTTGTTAAAAAGTATCTGGAAGCCCAGGACCTGCTTTACTCGATCCACAAACCCGAGCCTCTTTTCAGCAGCAATCTCGAACTTGATATGGGGACTGTAAAACCCTGTCTTGCAGGTCCGAAACGCCCGCAGGACCAGCTCTTCCTGAATGAGGTCCCGGAAAATTTCCGTGAAACAATGAGGCAGACATTTATAAGAAAGAAGGAAGGAGGCGCTAAGCTTGCAAGAGACCCGGCTTATCAGCGCTGGTTGGGGGAAGGAGGAGCCCCGGTAGAAGAAGCCGAAATAGAAGAGGTAAAACAGGTTGAACCCCATGAGAAAGGCTTCAGGGTCACGCACGGGTCCGTTGTTATCGCGGCCATCACTTCCTGTACCAATACCTCCAACCCCTCGGTCCTGATCGGGGCCGGGCTGGTCGCAAAAAAGGCAGTTGAAAGGGGTCTGAGGGTTAAACCTTTTGTGAAGACAAGCCTGTCTCCGGGCTCAAGAGTGGCTACCGAGTACCTTGGAGCCGCAGGTCTTCTTCCCTATCTTGAAGCCCTCGGTTTCCACCAGGTAGGGTACGGCTGTACTACCTGTATAGGGAACAGCGGCCCTCTGCCCGAACATGTTGCAAAGGAAATTGAAGAGAAGGACCTTACGGTTGCAGCCGTACTCAGCGGGAACAGGAACTTCGAGGGCAGGATCAATCCCCATGTAAAAGCAAACTACCTCGCCTCCCCACCGCTTGTCGTTGCATATGCTATCGCGGGAACGGTAAACATAAACCTTGAAACCGAACCCCTTGCCTATGACCCTAACGGGATCCCTGTTTACCTCAGGGACATCTGGCCCGGAAATGAAGAGATAAGGGAAGCTGAAAAGAACAGCGTTAAACCTGAAATGTTCAAAAAAGAATACTCAGGAGTTCTGGAAGGGGCAAAACTCTGGAAAGAGCTGGATGTGCCTGAGGGCACCCTTTATGACTGGAGCCCTACCTCCACTTATATTCAGGAACCGCCCTACTTTGTGGATTTCCTGCATACCCTGCCTCTGCCCGGAGATATACAGAATGCCAGGGTCCTTGCCCTTTTCGGAGACAGCATTACCACAGACCACATCTCCCCTGCCGGAGATATCCCGACAGACAGCCCGGCAGGCAGATACCTGATATCCTGGGGTGTGGACCGGAAAGACTTCAATTCCTACGGTTCACGCCGGGGTAACCATGAGGTAATGATGCGCGGGACTTTTGCGAACATCCGGCTCAGGAACAGGCTTGTAAGCAGGGAGGGAGGCTGGACTGTCTCCCACCTCAGAGGAGAAGACTTCCCGCCTGAAGCCTGCGAGGGAATTCCGATCTATGATGCCTCTCTGCTTTATGCGGAAAACGATGTACCCCTGATTGTACTCGCAGGAAAAGAGTACGGGACAGGCAGCTCCCGCGACTGGGCAGCAAAAGGTACATTCCTCCTTGGAGTAAAGGCGGTTATTGCCGAGTCCTTTGAGCGCATCCACAGGAGCAACCTTGTGGGTATGGGAGTCCTGCCCCTGCAGTTTAAGCCAGGAGAAAACGCAGATACCCTCGGGCTCACTGGAAAGGAAAGCTACGATATCTTTGGCATTGAGCAGATGGAGCCCCATGGAGAGCTTACCGTAAGGGCAAAGGACGATGAAGGGGAAGAAATAGAGTTCAGAGTAACATTGAGACTGGACTCTGCCGTGGAGATAGGGTATTACAGGAACGGCGGGATATTGCATAAGTTCCTGCGGGATTCGGTGAAGAAAAAATAA
- a CDS encoding UbiD family decarboxylase has product MTYRSFIGQLRENGKLVEVPQPVSPRFEASRIAKKTKAPILFHDISGSKVIMNLLGSRDELASMLGVPKEEIIKKLSKVSPGGEIRIVSESPTLEVIENEVDLTKLPILTHFEKDGAPYITAGIVVSEYGGTINASIHRLMLVGKEKLAARLVPPRHTYLLHKKAAEKGEPLPVAIVIGCDPTITYATTTRVPVGKEFEYAAALRGAPVELFECSNGVKVPHSEIVLEGYVDPVEKVDEGPFVDITGTYDVVRKEPVIRITRVIHRKDPIYHGILPAGPEHLLMMGVPYEPRIYRAVGEVTTVKNVVLTEGGCCYLHAVVQIEKQTEGDAKNAIMAAFAAHTSLKHVVIVDEDINIFDPADVEFAVATRVKGDMDILIIPNVRGSSLDPRGAPDGTTTKVGIDATKVLIEKENFERAVIPEK; this is encoded by the coding sequence ATGACTTATAGAAGTTTTATAGGCCAGTTAAGAGAAAACGGAAAACTGGTAGAAGTTCCGCAGCCCGTTTCCCCGAGATTCGAAGCTTCAAGGATCGCAAAAAAAACAAAAGCTCCTATCCTTTTCCACGACATTTCGGGTTCAAAGGTCATCATGAACCTGCTTGGCTCCAGGGACGAGCTTGCGTCCATGCTCGGAGTCCCCAAAGAAGAAATAATAAAGAAGCTTTCGAAAGTATCCCCTGGAGGAGAAATCCGGATAGTTTCGGAATCTCCTACTCTTGAGGTCATAGAAAATGAGGTTGACCTCACAAAACTGCCTATCCTTACCCATTTTGAAAAAGACGGCGCTCCATACATAACTGCAGGGATTGTAGTTTCCGAATATGGAGGTACCATTAATGCTTCCATCCACCGCCTTATGCTTGTGGGGAAAGAAAAACTCGCAGCTCGCCTCGTCCCTCCGAGGCATACATACCTCCTGCATAAAAAGGCTGCAGAAAAAGGCGAACCTCTGCCCGTTGCAATTGTTATCGGCTGCGACCCCACGATTACTTACGCAACCACTACAAGAGTGCCCGTAGGAAAAGAATTTGAATACGCAGCTGCCCTGAGGGGAGCTCCTGTAGAACTTTTTGAGTGTTCAAACGGGGTAAAAGTCCCTCACTCCGAAATTGTGCTCGAAGGGTACGTTGACCCTGTGGAAAAAGTTGATGAAGGACCGTTTGTGGACATTACGGGAACATACGATGTTGTAAGGAAAGAACCTGTGATCCGCATTACCCGTGTTATCCACAGAAAAGACCCGATCTACCACGGAATTCTGCCGGCCGGCCCCGAGCACCTCCTGATGATGGGAGTTCCTTATGAGCCCAGGATATACAGGGCTGTAGGGGAAGTTACGACCGTTAAAAACGTGGTCTTAACAGAAGGAGGATGCTGTTACCTCCATGCAGTCGTGCAGATCGAAAAGCAGACCGAAGGAGATGCGAAAAATGCAATTATGGCAGCCTTTGCAGCCCATACGAGCCTGAAGCATGTGGTGATCGTGGATGAGGACATAAATATCTTTGACCCTGCCGATGTCGAGTTCGCAGTTGCTACAAGGGTGAAAGGGGATATGGATATCCTCATTATTCCCAATGTCCGCGGCAGCTCCCTTGACCCGAGAGGAGCTCCTGACGGGACAACCACGAAAGTGGGAATCGATGCTACAAAAGTCCTTATTGAAAAAGAAAACTTCGAAAGGGCAGTGATTCCTGAAAAATAA
- a CDS encoding citrate/2-methylcitrate synthase, whose product MSKNICFIDGLEGVLKYREVDIKELVELPYDAVSYLLIRGELPGEQELAEYSARLHAERGINREVLDIIRMCNFNIDAMEALRTVICFISQFDPDLNDSSPEGNMRKAIRLIAIVPTIVATYYRMANGKEPLPPDPSLSHGANFLHMIKGSKPDPLDAEVMEKDFILSAEHELNASTFSSRVTASTMSDLYSAVVSGLCTLKGPLHGGARAEVMTMLNEVASPENAEKFVLGKIAQKEKIMGFGHRVYKTYDPRGAIFKQLAKKLAESRGDMHWYATAEAIENVVIRELVEKRGKPIYPNVDFYSGVIYKYMEIPPQLATSIFAIGRISGWIAHCFDQYDRKKIIRPRAFMLDEC is encoded by the coding sequence ATGAGTAAAAATATATGTTTCATCGACGGGCTGGAGGGTGTTCTGAAATACAGGGAAGTAGACATCAAAGAACTGGTTGAACTTCCTTACGATGCAGTTTCCTATCTGCTAATCCGGGGTGAGCTCCCCGGAGAACAGGAACTTGCCGAGTACTCGGCCCGCCTGCATGCGGAACGTGGAATCAACAGGGAGGTTCTGGACATCATCCGCATGTGCAATTTCAATATTGATGCTATGGAAGCACTGCGTACAGTTATTTGTTTCATATCACAATTCGACCCCGACCTGAATGACAGTTCCCCCGAAGGAAACATGAGAAAAGCCATAAGGTTAATTGCTATAGTCCCGACCATTGTTGCTACTTATTATAGAATGGCAAATGGAAAGGAACCTTTACCTCCGGACCCTTCCCTTTCCCACGGAGCCAATTTCCTGCACATGATAAAAGGCAGCAAGCCAGACCCCCTGGATGCCGAAGTCATGGAAAAAGACTTTATTCTCAGTGCCGAGCATGAGCTGAATGCATCCACCTTCTCCTCCAGAGTTACAGCTTCAACCATGTCCGACCTCTACTCTGCAGTTGTTTCAGGGCTCTGTACCCTTAAAGGTCCCCTTCACGGAGGGGCAAGGGCAGAGGTTATGACCATGCTCAACGAAGTTGCAAGCCCCGAAAATGCTGAGAAATTTGTCCTTGGAAAAATCGCGCAGAAAGAAAAAATAATGGGTTTCGGGCACAGAGTTTACAAGACTTATGACCCAAGGGGCGCAATATTCAAACAACTCGCAAAGAAACTGGCCGAATCCAGAGGGGACATGCACTGGTACGCAACCGCCGAAGCAATCGAAAATGTTGTTATCCGCGAGCTTGTGGAAAAGAGAGGAAAACCGATTTATCCGAACGTTGATTTCTATTCCGGAGTCATCTACAAATATATGGAAATTCCTCCGCAGCTTGCAACCTCGATTTTTGCAATCGGGAGGATCTCAGGCTGGATAGCCCATTGCTTTGACCAGTATGATAGAAAAAAGATCATAAGGCCCAGGGCCTTCATGCTCGACGAATGTTGA